Below is a window of Quercus robur chromosome 6, dhQueRobu3.1, whole genome shotgun sequence DNA.
CCTACGTCCCAGACTGTGAAGCTAACATTTTTGTATTCAACAGTTTCCACATTGAATCCTGCCTcattaaaaaatcaatccaTCATTCaatattgtttgattaaattcaccatttcctaacaaCTTAAGCTTTGAAACAACCGATAATTTATCAAATATCTTTGTATCATATCTGGTATTTCAGGAATATTTACATGCTTTTCTACAAGATTGAAAAGCTCACACACTCTCTCTGTATAAAGAAGTTGCTGATTTGAGTTATTTGcgtggttgaattttttttttcacaaatcaTAAGAATGAAGAAATTATTAACTAgctttgtttatcttttctaCTAGCTCCTTTGGTAACACATGAATAGATCCACGTCTTTGAAAGAAAGGTGAATCTATCAAAGTTCCTGATAAATTAAAGGCTTTAACGAGATTAAAAGTAATGGCACACGATTATTACAACCATGTTTATGAGTGTCATAATCGCCTGAAATGTCTTTAAGCATTAATAGTTTATTTATTCATAGATATTAGGCCAGAATCAAGTCTtgaggatagaaaatataagCCAAGAGTAAGTACCAATAGTGGGTATTGTAGTAACAATTTCTCCAAGTTTCAGCTTATAGAGGATAGTTGTTTTCCCTGCTGCATCAAGACCAACCATCAGAATCCTCATTTCTTTCTTAGCGAAAAGCATCTTCACTAGTCGAGAAATTGCTAAACCCATTGCTGAAACTGTTTCAACCGAAAATATGGGTTCATTCAAAGGCTAAATAAACTCAAATCtatgaagaagaaagggaatAATAGTGGCTTTACCTGAACAGAAAGTTGGAAGAAGGAAATTCAAGTTATGCTTTCAAATGGCATTAGAGGCTAAAGAAATATATGCTTGTACATTAAATAATCTATACTAGAGTAGGACGTATCCTGAAGGCATAAAGTGGTAAGGGAATAGGATTCTGATGAAGATTGGAGAAGAATAAAGCAAACTAGCTTGCTTCAACTTTCGGTGGTTCCCATTGTCAATTTACATACATTTTGAAGCTGTTTTTACCGTTGGAATGGGCACTAGTGGAAGTCAGTGGACAAGTTGGGCGGGAAAAAGAATGTGTCTGGGTCCCAAATGTGAGAGAACAAGTTGTGTACTCCTCTTACATTAGTCTTTGATTTGGTGCATATTTAGGCTTTAAGCTTCTCATATGTCGGTTTCATAGTATGCATATAACATTTAGGCTTTAATCTTCTCGAAGTTAATTAGTCTTTGTTTTGGTGCATACTGTTATAGATTGATTTGCCACTTCATGATGTAGGCAGGTAATCTTTAGACGCAGCATAAGAATTTTAGGAAGGTTCTTAGTAGATAGATACGTATCTTTGGAAAAGGAGACTGCAGTAtctatttttcctttgaatttAGAGTGTCCATCAACGCCAAAACATATTGCGGGATTGGGAGCTAGTTGATGTACATGTATTTGCCATGACATTCATGATATTTTGTAACAGTTTATACTCCTATGATACTCTGTAGTGAAAGATGCTCACCCAAAGTCATATCTTATAGTATGTGGAAGTGGAACCATTGGTCGTAATTTGATGATCTTTATTAAGCCTACTTCCAAGATTGTAATTCCAATGTGAATGACAAGCTATGAAATGAGTAATTTTAGACATATAATGTAGATCGTGCATAGCAACATGAGCTTTGGGTCACTAGGGGCAGAGAATTGTAACTTCCACATGGCATAGCAAATAAGCCATCAAACTCAAAACTAGAGATCAATAAAGAAATTTGTGAAATAAAATTGATGGTACAAAGTATAAACCATCCGATCAATGAAATTATAAACCATCCATAGGcaggatttaaaaaataataataataatgcctATAGAATTTTCATATCATATTTTATACAAAGAATTGTGCCGCTATTTTCTAGAGATGGCATCCCTGGCGGATTGGAGAGTAGTTTCcaaagcagcagcagcagcatcaGCCAAGACACCACCGCTGGTGGTTGAATTTCCAGAGGAATTGGGCTGGTGAATGACCTGCACGTTCTTCTGCTCTTGGCCTCCGCCTGCCAAAGACTGGTAATCCACCGTGTCCACCCTCACTTCCGTGGCCCTTTTTGCTCCTGTATTCTCCTTCCCCTTATAAAATTGAATTCAACAAGTTTTATTATGACAGATGAAATTAATTATGAGATCAGCCTCATCAAATTTcacataaagaaaaatatttgaaataaagcATTATGATTATACCTCTGTGGCTGATTGGTTCATGTTGAAGATTACTCagacccaaaaacaaaactattGCAGGCAAATGCGATTTGCTTAAAATGAGCTTCCCAAGTGATCATGGAGAATTTATGTACTAGAAATTTGACTTTCCTTCCCTTCCTATTTTAAAGGAGAGTTCATTGCTTTTGGTTCTCAAAAGGACGTTTAGTTAGGCAGAAGATAAGGATCTGCATTGAGGTCAAAGTTCTCCAAGCAAACACATCCACGTGATACCCTTTCAGATCCAAAGATTTATAATATCAATATCGACCCCCAGAAGCTGTTTTGAACCACCAAGATATTCTGCATCTCTCTTGTGTTAGCCCACTGCAGGTTTTGAACTGTGCCTCTAAATGACAATTGTCAATACCAGGCACtaacaaagagagaaagatggaGACAAGTCATCTTTCTCTAGATCTGCATTGGCCGTGGTAGCAAGGGATATCTGCAATATCTGGGCAAGAACCTCATTACAGCCTTCCCCTCTTCAAGCTGAATCTGAAGCTCTTCTTTGGGCAGCCCAAATCGTGAAAAGAGAAAGATGGAGACAAGTCATCTTTGAAAGTGACTCAAAAATCTGCATTGATGCCCTCTCATCCACCAATGCTGTCACTCATTGGACCATTCAAGCTACTATCACAAACTGTTTGTCTGTTACGGAGTCTATTGCTGAGTGTTCTTTTGTTTGGATTAAGAGAAGTTGTAATTCTGCAGCACATGAAGCTACAAGACTTGCTTTAAACTCTTAAAGTTTTCTTTCGCTTTCAATAAGGATAATCTTCCCCTAGCCTTAGCAGCAATCTGTAAGGAAGATGTCCACTAGTTTTCCTCCTTTCTTGTTCAATTGATTGAAGttaatcaaaaaataaaaaaacaaagagagaccCCTGCATAGTCTGATTGCAGGATTTTGGCCATTGGAAACAGTAGTGATGTAGTTTCAGAATGACCAGCAACATGCagctagtattttttttagatatggtATCAATATGATAATTTATGTAAAGGATGAGAAGGTGTTTTAAAGGTTTCAATATAAAGGAccataaaattaaacaaagaaTCAACTCCTTATACATTACAGTACTaattctcaacccaaaaaaaaaaaaaaggagcaagtTCTAGattctcaaatttcaattaaacAATTACTGATTACTAATTTTAAACCAATACAATTCAGCAATTCAGTCCTGCAGATGATACAACATCAATTGACCAATGAGAGCAACTaattcttatttattaaaaaataataataagaagaataaAAGGGCAATGCCATGGATAAATTGCATTCCAAAATACTGCATTAAGGTTCTCCCCATTGAGCAACATAGGGTAATGCAACTTACAAAAAATCCTAAAAGCAGAAAGGAGAGTTTCATTATCAAATCTCCTAGGTAGAGAACATAGAGCTTTGAAAGACTGAAACATATGTATAACCTGCACATCCATTTCATTACTTGTTTGAACTACAATTGACACATCGAAGGACTGGAAACATATAGGCAAGATATTCTATAGAACTGTTTTGCAGAGATGCAAATGAGATTACATCCACAAAAGGAGATAATCAGATCATAAGGGGTGACCCACTGCAATGGACATCAGAAACATCAGAAATCCTTTGCCTTGGAGATAATGTTGTAAGGCTGGCAGCATCAACATCgaaattcacaatattttttctcttctgaGTTTCTGAACTGCTTTTCTCCTCCGAAATCTCAGCAATGGGACTCAATGGCTCTGCTTCCTTCTGCTGAGAGGACAACATGGCTTGAGCTTCTGCCATCACTGATGCATCATCATCTGTAGCATAAAGAATCTTCTTTATTGCTTCAACAACCTGCAAACATAGAGGAAATCGTCAATTTTAATAGTCAGTACTATTTCTTGTGAAGTAGTTTGCCCgccacaaaataaaataactaaagagTAGTGTACATACAAGTAAATGTTCAATTTCGGGACTTTGGCAGAGAATCTCAATATCCCTCAATTTCCCAAAGTAGAAATCCCTCTCCTTCTCAAGGCTATCCACAGACAGCTTCAACTCCGTGATCTGCATTAAGATTAGTATTAAAGTCTCAACATGCTGAATCAGAATTTCACTTATTACACTGACTAAAGTATTTAAGTACCTTTTCATCATATGCAGGGCCTCCACTAGAAGTAGGTCTCGGCGCCTTTTGTGACTGATTTGCAAGGTTTACAGAAGATACTTCATTCCTTCGAGCGTTGTGGGAGGACTGAGCTTTAGGGGCAGCTGTAGAACTTTTGTTTGAAGATTGGGACGGAGCAGCTTTCTTCGTTACTTCTTTTCCTCCCTTGCTAGCCTCTCTCCTCTCCGAAGGATTGTAACTAGCGGCATATCACCCATTTAAATATAAGCTCTTCTCAAagtcaaaacaaacaaatcatccaaatcctacaaatttttttctacTTAGCTACACCAAAAGGCCTGTTCACCTTTAGCACCATTGAGTATAAAGTTGATAAAGGATGGACATATAACAACATTGACTACAAAATAACCCTACAATATTGTCTACAAAATACATCAACATTCAAATAATGAGAaactttataaattataaaagagtTAGGAAGgtaattattattcttttttttaaatgtgcaaTTAGATTTAATTCTGTTTGTTATAACATATAACAACTGAACGGAAACTTTATAACAAGAGTAGAAGtctatttaatataaaaaaatctctTATAATTCATCACAGAAATTGGAAAATATCACCATATTATAGAATAGTTGAAATTTATCGCATAAAATCATAAATTAGTTTCCTATATAGCCTTCAAAGAATCATTAAATTCTATGCGGAGCACCAGGTAGCTTTTACAGACCTCCAAATTACATTCCAATAACATTTCTCAATTATTAAAGGcatcataattctttttttttttttttttctttttgaaggaCAAAAAGCATTTGAACCAAATTCATCAATGTCACATACTAAAATGCAACGAAATAAGAATAAACGAGTAAATTTACAGCTCTCATATAACCTAACATCCAAACAAAGTGaaagatatatattaataaaaactcATCAGCTCcagataaaaagaaattaaaattctaatcaGCAAATAGTTGACACTGTAAAGTTCAAACCAAGCCAAACAGCACAAGGAAATCGAGATGATCGTATCAATTCCTATCTCATTGAAGaaagttgaaattaaaattaccTGTGCAGAGCGCCTCCATTGACGGAATCGCAGTACCGCTTCATCCATTGCATGAACTCCAAATTATCAAGCGGCCTTCCTTTTACGAGCTTGCTCACCTCAATGTGCTAATCACCACAAATTTCAAAACGTGTTCCAATCAAATTCGCAAATCAAaacagattaaaaaaattttcaatttccagatctagaaattgaaaaaagagaaaaaggaaaaagaaagaggtcAGAGAAAAACCTTAGTGATTTTGAGTTTGTTAAACACGTCCTGAAGAACCTTGTAGTTCTGGATCATCTCGTACTCGTTCTTGGCGTCGAAGTTAACCTTGTGCATCGGCACCATCCCTGGATGAGCAGCGTCCATTAGCTGGCAGTGAACCGCACCAGAACAAGCCTGAAATTCACAGATAGAGCATTTTTCCGTGTAGGAAAATTTGTTCGATTACATAAGGAAAAGAAATTTTGATAGTAGTAAAAATGAAGAATTTCGAGTTTAGGGTTTGGAGAGTAGGGAAAACAAACCTCTTCGACTTTGGAGAGGTTGAGTTGGAGAGTGGAGTTGATCCAGGCTAAGATCTCAGATCTGCCTACGAAGTAAGCTGAATCCATCATACCGATATTGGTCGCcatttttgctctctctctcactctcagttTCTCTGCGTTGAAGAGAGTGcctgtttgtgtgtgtgtgatactTTCTAACGGTTCTGAGGTCTatttagaagagagagagagagtgtggggaaattttaaaatgaaagagGAGCGGGATTTTTTGAATtcaattcaaaaatgaatgGACCAAATTAACCTTTTGGTCCGAGTCCGGTTTATTCGGGTTAAGGCTTTCTATGTAAGGGAAAGCCCAACTTTCTTTTACAGCCCAGATATAAAGACACCAATATTTGACCGGACtagagtttttaactttttggtcACAGCTCGAGTTGACCGTTaccaattttaaatttagagTTTTTGGTCACATgcccttaaaaaatttcaccATTGGTTACCTATTAGTCTCGTTATtaagatgcaaaaaaatttcaccattGTTGAAGTAACACACTAACacgttctaaaaaaaaaaattttgagcaaCAAAAGTAAATATTAGTAGCAGCATATGTGAAAGTCATATTCTAATTACAAGTTACCTTGTTACTTGCTAGCaatagtaaatatttttaaattcaaatgttAATATTTGACAAATGTCAATGAGTTGTATTTAGTTTGATGCTAGCTTGACATGTCTGTCTTGTTCTTTAGAAAATGCTGGTGTTGAGTTGGATTGATAATATGAGATTCCATTCCTAATTTAggttattaaattcatataatttgtattatttataaattcaaatgtttttaaattcaaatgttAATATTTgacgtttctcaaaaaaaaaaaatgttaatatttGACAAATGTCAATGAGTTGTATTTAGTTTGATGCTAGCTTGACATGTCTGTCTTGTTCTTTAGAAAATGCTGGTGTTGAGTTGGATTGATAATATGAGATTCCATTCCTAATTTAggttattaaattcatataatttgtattatttatagagaaatgatatgtttacaacatttttataataaatcctaagtggcaggtcgttactggttgttattgttagggtaaaaaagtaattttactgttagtttcaaatttaaaccaataacaactaaccacctatgatttgttgtaaaaatgttgtagacgtaacaTCTCTCTTATTTATAAGAGGATTTTCCTCTTTaaactggacttttatgtggtttagAAATACCTCTAAACCTTAGAGCtcgtttggatggagggggagtAAAATAGAATTTGCtaaaaataggctaattttaaactaaatctactctactccccctcaatccaaatagacCATTAGGTTTAACTGGGAAAAAATTTAAGGACAACtcggtaaaaatatatctcaaatttcacttataatgcttacaaaataggacactctCCTACTCATCTatgtcttcaaaacaaacttatccaaaattaaaaataaataaattaaagaaaattatgacacttgacaaaaaaaaaaaaaaagcattaggTTAATGAGTCATGAATTACTGATTGGCTAGGCTCTATCAACATTCACCTCTGATTGGCAGcattaggttttattttatttatttatttactggCCAGCATTAGATTTACATTCActattggttaaaaaaaaaaaaaacaaaaaaaacaaaaattcactaTTGACCCGTTGATTACAGATTTTGGGAAAGAGTACTAATTTTTTCAGGACATGTGTTACATGGACAATGCCACATTAAATGTATGATTAGACTAGGAGTTCATCATTATTAAATGTTGCACAGAAGCTGATTACCCGTTGGAGTATAACGATAGTAACtctagttgttgttgttgtttttttttttttttttttttttttgagaatctaactCTAGCTAGAAGCCTTAGCTACAAGACAGGCGGCAAAATTTGTTATGGAATTGGGCATATCTTTATTGGAATTTGAAGGGGATTCGGAGGTTGTGTACAGGGCATTGCGGACAGTGGATTGGAGCCACCCGTCCATTGGTCAGATTATAAAAGACACTTTGTCTATTGTGGGTTCACTCAGaaccttttctttctctcatactAGGCGGCAGGGAAACTATGTTGCCCATGCTTTAGCTAAGAGAgctattatttcttttcctttattagtGTGAATGGAGCATGTTTCATCTGATGTAGAACAGCTTGTTGTTTTAGATTCTGCAACTagttaataaaagtttttgatgttgattctcaaaaaaaaaatctcggAGTCCAACAAATTAATATAGTAGTACATTGTAAAATGACTTAATTATTTCACTAATATCGGGCCAACTCAAAGCCCAAAAACATACTTTATTTAATCAATTAACACGAGACAAGACAAGAGACTAGCATCATATAGTAATTTCTAgggtggagaaaaaaaaaaaaaaagtatcaatcCAAGGGTTCCTTCCTAGTTTCTAAAAAGGGAATGGACTGAAAGTGAGTCCAAAATTAGCAGGGAAAATTAGTGTCACACAACAAGATCTATTCAATGACCTCACGAAATTACAACAAGAACTTTGAACCAAATGACAACCCTATTAGTCAATCATACATACACTTCTCTCTACAAAAGTGTCCTATCTTCTTAGGGACCGTAATAATGTGATGATGAAGTTGGGGATGGGACTTTCTCAAGAACTTGTAGGACTTCTTTCATTGCTGGTCTTTTATTTGGGATTGGAGAGGCACAACCATACCCTAACTTGAAGCAAGCCAAGAGGGACTCTTCTTTGCCCTCCACGTCAGCTCTGATTGCCACATCAGCCATCCTCAAAGCCCTGCTCTTATCTTCAACCACAATCCCAGTTCCTTGGGTCAAGTCATCTAAAACTATAACCTTCCCAGTCAGAAGCTCAAGCAATATAACCCCAAACGAGTACACATCCCattttgggttgggctttaAGCTCCTAAGCGATTCAGGTGCATGATAAGGGGATACCCCAAGTGAGCTAGgacttgggcttgggcttggccCAATTGTAAGATCTTGAAAGCTGTCTCTTGAGGCCGTGGATCTCTTGCTTCCAAAGTTTCGGGCCGATATTCCGGCCTTATAGCTCGTGTCACCCGATACGAGCCTCTCCAGCCCAAAATCACCAATTTTGGGCTCCATATCATTGCCCAAGAGAATGTTGCTAGGCTTCAAATTTCCATGCACGTGCTTCTTCTCGTGGAGGTGTGCAAGCCCGCGGGCCACACCTTTTGCTATCTTGAGCCTGAACTCCCATGGTAGATGGCAAGGTGAGGAACCCACTTTCCCTGAAATTCCACTTTCCCATTATCAGTTTCCAATTGACATATCCGTGGTTGAGCAAAAGGTGTCACTAAAATAAGGTCATTTCGTTTTCTACTAAAGTagccacacacaaaaaagacaCAGAGAAAAGAGAGTTTATATCCATCAAATATAAttggcaaaaaaatttcacaaacaatTGATGTGGCAGATCATATTATTAGTGATCATATTATTAGCGAGGTAACTGGtaagcaaataaacaaaataattattagtGTTCATATTATTAGCGATGTAACTgctaagcaaaagaaaaaaaataatgttagtaATGAGTAAATGACCTAGCATTTGTGTGCAATTGGTATTATCAATTTTTGTGTGTATggctaaaataaatgcaaatgcAAACTGTGTGTTTCGAATTACGACATTTTGGTACGTGTATCGCTATCAGACTTTGAGGGCTAAACATTGACTTCTTACGCATTAAAAACAGAGTTCAGCTACCTACTCCACCGTCAACGTTGTGTTCACTGTTCACAAAGTGCACCCTAGCAAACACCCATAATATCACGCTAACGTGCGCAACAAACCCAGACAGTCACACAGAGAGAGAATGAACTTACTGTAACGAGCATTGGCAAGGCTGCCATTGGGGACGAAGTCATAGATGATGAGCTTTTCATCGACCCCCCAATAGAACCCACGAATTCGAACCAAATTGGGGTGCACCAACTTGGCTATGACACGGACCTGGTTCTCGAAGTCCTTGAACCGTTCCACACTGCTCTCACCAATTCTTCGAACCGCAAGTGCAGTCCCATCTTCAAGCACAGCTTTGTACATTATACTCGAACCTGTGGCACCCAATATATAAGCCGAAGCCTTTAACAGTGTCTCAAGCTCAAGTTCTCTCTCCCCATCAACGATCACCAGCGTCCCTCCTTTGCTTTGTTCCTGCTCTTGCTGCCGTTGATTTTCTTGACTGATCTTTTGACCGCTTTGCCTTTCTTGTTCGTTGTCAGAGTTTGAGGCCTCTGAGCCTTCTTCTCCTTCAGTTGTCTTTCGCAAACACGACCACCTTGTGAACCCTCTTGACTCAGAGGATGAAGATGACCAATTATCCCTTGTAGCGTTAGCTTCATTCTTCAGTGCATTCTcggctttcttctttttctttaagtGGTACATATATAAGAAAATCAAAGCAAGAATTCCAAGAGCTGCAACATCTCCAAGTACAATTCCTATGATCGTTGCTGGTCTCAGCCCACTTTGCGTATTTTGCTGAGATGACCCGGGTGACATGGTATCTGGGGTTGGGTTCATTGTCTTTGGGATTGCAGCAATAGCAGGAGGAGAGGTAGGGGCAGAGGTATTATCAGGTGCTGATGAAGGAGAAGAGGGAATCGGACAAGGATTAGTTCGTTCCCCACACAGATCAGGATTCCCAGAAAATGATTGGGACTCTTGCTTCATGAAAACTTCAGAGTCCGGGATTCGTCCTGTGAGATTGTTGAATGACAGATCAATAGTGGCGTTACCTGGGATTTCCTGAGCAAACTCTGGTGGGATTTTCCCGGAAAGTCTGTTGTAGGAGATGTTTAAGTAACGTAGACTAGAACCACCAAAGTCAGGAGGTAAAGATCCATTGACGAGATTCGAGGACAGATCTAAAACCTGAACAGATTCAAACCCATTAGGAAGAACACCAGAAAAGTAGTTGTTTTTCAAAGAAACAGTGGTTAGATTAGTCAAAGAAGTGAGATTGTTGGGCACATTTCCCGCCAAGGCATTCTCTGAGAGGTCAAGGAATTGAAGGTTTTGAAGCTGGCCTATGGTCTCTGGTAACTCACCAGAGATCAAATTGTTTGACAAGTCAAGCAACTGGAGCTGGGTTGCgttgaaaagtgagaaaggaaGAGACCCATTGAGAGAATTGTTGGAAAGGTTGAGACTTTGGAGGTGTTCAATCATGCCCAGATTGGCAGGGATTGAACCTAGAAGCTGAGAATTTTGGAGAGCTAAACCAGACACCCGAGGGGAAGTAGTATTGGCTAAGCCTTGAGCTGCACATGCAACTCCTTTCCATGAACATGGAGTGTCATCGTTGGAGTTCCAGCTCTCTAGCACACTCAAAGGGTCACTGAGAACTGAGTACTTGAAAGAAAGCAACAGAATACCATCTGTGTTAAGCCCAAAAGATTCAAATACAAGAAGAGTAAGTGCAAGAATTCTCCACCATAAATGGAGATCAACACTATGGTGGCTCATCATTTTACACGGTGATAATACCACATCTCTCCTAaggtgtgagagagagaaagaaagagaggtaaGTAACTGAGATTTATGATGACGCAGGGTCCATGTGACTATAGattgtttttaaagaaaatgaaaaaagaaaacaaaataaatgagaaaagtAGAAGAAATGAACAGCTCACCTAACACTTGGTACCAAAATGCTCTCTGTACAAGTTCAGCTCTGCACAACTATTAATTAAGGCTATACTTGAAATGATTAAATGTTTTCACCGCTGTTTTGTACTCTCTCTTTGTACTcacatttatgttttttttttttttttttttgggtgaaatacATTTATGTTTGATACTATAAATGATAAacaaggaaaaatatatatatgatactGCGAATAGCATCTTTGCTAGCGGACACCTATGTG
It encodes the following:
- the LOC126689649 gene encoding uncharacterized protein LOC126689649, which gives rise to MNQSATEGKENTGAKRATEVRVDTVDYQSLAGGGQEQKNVQVIHQPNSSGNSTTSGGVLADAAAAALETTLQSARDAISRK
- the LOC126732829 gene encoding probable LRR receptor-like serine/threonine-protein kinase At4g37250 — encoded protein: MMSHHSVDLHLWWRILALTLLVFESFGLNTDGILLLSFKYSVLSDPLSVLESWNSNDDTPCSWKGVACAAQGLANTTSPRVSGLALQNSQLLGSIPANLGMIEHLQSLNLSNNSLNGSLPFSLFNATQLQLLDLSNNLISGELPETIGQLQNLQFLDLSENALAGNVPNNLTSLTNLTTVSLKNNYFSGVLPNGFESVQVLDLSSNLVNGSLPPDFGGSSLRYLNISYNRLSGKIPPEFAQEIPGNATIDLSFNNLTGRIPDSEVFMKQESQSFSGNPDLCGERTNPCPIPSSPSSAPDNTSAPTSPPAIAAIPKTMNPTPDTMSPGSSQQNTQSGLRPATIIGIVLGDVAALGILALIFLYMYHLKKKKKAENALKNEANATRDNWSSSSSESRGFTRWSCLRKTTEGEEGSEASNSDNEQERQSGQKISQENQRQQEQEQSKGGTLVIVDGERELELETLLKASAYILGATGSSIMYKAVLEDGTALAVRRIGESSVERFKDFENQVRVIAKLVHPNLVRIRGFYWGVDEKLIIYDFVPNGSLANARYRKVGSSPCHLPWEFRLKIAKGVARGLAHLHEKKHVHGNLKPSNILLGNDMEPKIGDFGLERLVSGDTSYKAGISARNFGSKRSTASRDSFQDLTIGPSPSPSPSSLGVSPYHAPESLRSLKPNPKWDVYSFGVILLELLTGKVIVLDDLTQGTGIVVEDKSRALRMADVAIRADVEGKEESLLACFKLGYGCASPIPNKRPAMKEVLQVLEKVPSPTSSSHYYGP
- the LOC126732828 gene encoding microtubule-associated protein RP/EB family member 1C, yielding MATNIGMMDSAYFVGRSEILAWINSTLQLNLSKVEEACSGAVHCQLMDAAHPGMVPMHKVNFDAKNEYEMIQNYKVLQDVFNKLKITKHIEVSKLVKGRPLDNLEFMQWMKRYCDSVNGGALHSYNPSERREASKGGKEVTKKAAPSQSSNKSSTAAPKAQSSHNARRNEVSSVNLANQSQKAPRPTSSGGPAYDEKITELKLSVDSLEKERDFYFGKLRDIEILCQSPEIEHLLVVEAIKKILYATDDDASVMAEAQAMLSSQQKEAEPLSPIAEISEEKSSSETQKRKNIVNFDVDAASLTTLSPRQRISDVSDVHCSGSPLMI